The sequence CAAGACTGGGACATTTTGGGAAATAAATTCCCATAAGCCCCCCCGTGGGGCAATATGGTGGGACCATCTCTGAATAGCTGTCCTGCTGTCCCGCTCGATCCGGTGTGTCCCAGTAGCCTCCCCTGGCTTCGCCTCCTCGAGTGGCACTGGTAACCCGCCGTAGCGAGAGAACAGCAGGGCAGTTATTCCCATTGGCCCCACTATAAATTACCCAGGGGGGAAATGGGATTTTTTTTTGGGGGCAACTGAAAAAGACCCGTACCTTTAGCCTGCAAAACCTGCGGCGTGAGGCCGCTGAACTCTGTCCTGTAGTCCGTGATGCCCTGCCGCCGAATGTACGCGTTGTAGTTCTTCCCAGAGTCGAGATCCACCATAGAGACCTGAGCTACAGCCCCCCAGTTTCCGGGGCCAAGCCCCACGGATTCTGTGTCTAAAGCCACGACTCGGCGGTTCGACATTTTACCtacaatttattcatcaacATCACTgaaagctcagttgcacagcgtgctgtGCAGTGTTGCACGTGTGTCGcacgtgtttatttttattcccATTTGTCCCCACCAGTAGAGACAACGgtaatttattaatgtttaatatatttttgttccCGTAGTCGCCACTCTGCCGATGGGGACAATGGGAATAAACCCTTTGAAGAGGGCTATGTTCGGttttttctttacgagatcgaatcaaaaatggatccataaacgaactaaagttagCCCGACGGTTATGCAAGCCAAAGTGGCATTTTCAGGGCAAAACTGTGGCAATGAACAGCTAGGGCACATAGtgggtacgcagaactgatggccgacggggctgcaaggttctggagtggaggccacgtaccgtaaAGCGTAgggggtggaccgacgactttaAGTGaagttagcaggaaggcgctggatgcaggtcgctgcCAACCGGGataatatggaaatcattgggagaggcctatgttcatgatcatcatttttgccacttgaaaCTTATGCCAcataaaattatacaataattCATTTATGAAACGGATATACCTACGGTATTATAAAGCTGTTATGTACCTATGGAAAGATAATGAAAGAATTCGCAACAATAGCATCTCTGTTCTATAGAAAACTACATTGCTATTGCCTTGCTACTTGCTTGTAATATGACTCTAAAATTTATTGCTTAGGTAGGTGCAATTCAAAGAACAAGATCATTCAACCTAAAAGTAGGTcaaaatagataggtaggtacctggGTACTTACCAAAATGTATTACGGTGAACAAATTACACCAAGAAATAAAACGTTGAAGATTCCACAAAGAAGAACTTCAAGAATTTAACTGGACATCCGCCAGTCACGACGAAGAAGGCCGAAGGTTgactaaataaaaactttttgtttgCAATCAAAAGTCAGTTGTATTTGTGTGTGTTGTTGTTGATACTCTTTGGTGTTCACGTGTGTGTGGTAGTGTCTGTACATAATACGGACTCAGTCAGTGAAACCACTCCGAACAAATTCCTTATAAAATTCGTTATCATTGTCAGATGACAGATCAATGGTTTATATTGCAGAAGAAGCGACCCTCTCTAGTCTCTAATTAACCAGAGGTAAATGGAAGATTCCCATGATATCAAGATGAAAAATAACtaaatagttcgttcgtttcggcCAATTGACGTCCTCTGTTGGACTAAGGCCTTCCCTTgggaacttttctgtcccaacggccatcagatctgctaaatacctacttaatttaattccttGAATAGTAACAAAATGAGACAGTTCTGGCGTTTTTTATAGATTTCAATTTCGAAAATACctaatttttttcaataacaaTAAGTCCCGGCCCTAACAACTTAAAGGCAACCAAAGGGTCATAAAAATAAGCCGTGTTTTAATATGTCACAGCAGTTTATGtcataaagtaatttaaaagaaagtttATGTGGCACTACTGAACAGCGTAACCATTGTGCTTGACCAATATTTTTGTGAGTGTTGCAATATGGAAAATAAAatggtaataaattattaagttgCTTGACTTGCTTGGTGTAGTAATAAATtcagtaaattaaattttatagcTTGGCCATGGTGCTCATGGTGAAAAGTCGTTTCGTTCGTATCCATATTCGTATCGCatcgcaatatttttttaaaattggttGACAGcacattaaattttgttttttttttttacaacggAAACGCCTGGTGGGAACGTGAATTTCAAAAAATTGTATTTAGtcgaataatattaatgtttaatctaataatggtggattattaaccaaagtgttcgtgaacgtgcatgagtgagTGAAggcaaaatgaaacaaaatactgCAACATCACTTTTCAAGAAGTTCGCGTCAGGGTTCAGAAAAGCCACATCTGTATTGAAACTCAAaacctatttagttttatacacacatacatgacctcatattaatcaaatttaccaaatcatgcggtaattattcataataaccggcgattattcataattttcacatttatcactttgaccgtaacatttaCTAATGTACTGAATAAAGTTTACTTCTACCTTtcatctttaattattttttaatcatttttgttgaaaagcGCACATTACAACAAGACCtatgaatttattttgtatcttaATATTAGTTTTAGGGTAGGTAGTAATATTAAACACTATGCTGGCAACTTAGTTGCACGCACACTTGCACACCAAAGGGGATTCCCCTCAATTACAAAGTTGTGATCTCATTCGACATTGTGATATTTATAGATTGTTAAGCGACCGAGTTCAGTTGACATCGTTATTGTGAAATCACTTTAGTTGGTGCTGATATTGTAAATAGCCGCATAATCAGTTCTAGTCCTTTCTATTTTTTAGTAtctttatgtaagtaggtatgtataccTAGGTAATTTGCATTGTAGATTATTGTGATTGCTCAATACTCAGTTCTTTAACGTAAgacaccgaagtatgggcgaacgcacggcgaaactaactgaagtgcgtgtttacactatAATGTATTGTCTCGATTCTCGATTAATTTCCCGCTTAGTATTGCACCATGGTTTGTGACCATGGCATTTTGTAGTGTAGTGTAGTAGATAGAAGTAGGAAAGTAGAAGTAGCGTAGTGAGTGcaaggatgttatggatatccgtaaccgtaaccgaaactttcggatatccgaaataaaaatatatccgaaaccgtaaccgttatcaattcaaaagtttcggatagtttcggaggtaggcagtttaaattgttttttgtacagcATTAAGTATAATGTATTTAAAGGCATACAAGCCtgatttacttttataatgccatctggtataaatttttgtttattactttttattcgatgttaagtgtgcggccatgaatgaaccgtgttaaACAACTATtgaaaattgcattctaaagcacagatatccgtaaccgtaaccgaaaccggtataatattattcctatatccgtaaccgtatccataaccgaaactacatatccatgaCAACCCTAGTGCAGTGTGCCAAGCCCTAGCTAAGGTATATTAtatctgaaataaaataaactgttggtatttttttttgaGCAGAAAAGGCCGCTCGATCGTGTGCCCCTAGGTAATCATTTCACGGTGCCCGCCCACTTGACTGTAGTCCCGGGGCCCCGTTTCACTGATAAGGCCCTGACTACGCCTCTGGGAAGTACAACATagtttttcccgcggcttcaatCGCGTGATTTTCGGGCTGTCATAGAAATCCTATGCTTTTCAATGGATCTCAAACTTGTGTCTAGTGTAGGCAGGTCGCCTattcggtggaccgacgatctggggaAAGTCGCGAGAAGCTGCTGGATACGGGCAGGGCAAGATCAGCCGTTGCCGTTGCGGAAATCCTTACTTATAATCAGTGTTTCAGTGTTAGGTGGTTAGGTATCAATTAATTAAACTTTCGCACACTAactttaatgagggttttcgcgtttgaaaaatccgccagatggcaatacgtagacgcgaggtccaaatgctgcatgattgtttattatttttgacatgacattgacagatatgtctgtgtattgccatctggcggatttttcaaacgcgaaaaccctcattgtattAAAACCAAATTTGTAACGgtttaggctaagtttttataCAGTATTTATTCTTAGTGGTGTAACTACATCATCCGAGGCCGGtgacaatttttttctttttatggtgGGGCCCTTCCCAGTAAAAACCGTCACGTTGTAATTTTTGAGCTCCGCCTCTTGGGCCGGGGCCCTCTTGGGTAGAGGGCCCATGACATTAAAATTTTGCTAGCCCTATAGTTACTTGCAACTCGCCAAATGCCTTTTTTCAGCGattgttattttgtttgtttgttaattaatggtgtcaaataattgtttttagaGTTCCACATCATAGAAGATGACACGTGCGAAGTTTACCTCGAAACTCGGCGCATTCGACGCAGAAACTCGAAATTGAATACTACATCTTCCCCTTCTAACGCCACAAAGAACGGtatgtacggacgacagcacattaagCTAAACACTGCGGCATCTTATACAGTTGTTGTATGAACGAGTTTGCGACAAAAACGTGCTTAATATTTTACTTGATACCTACTTTTACGTAATATACATAGGAAGGTATTTCCCATTCTATGTCATAGTAGAGCACACTGAAAACTAAGGTTGTGCAGGCCCTTCTTGGCCcctttgggcacgtgcccagggtCCCGCGACCGAGGGGGCCCCTTTCTATTCAAAAGACCTTTCTCCAGATCCTCGATCCTcaagtgcccagggcccctagtacgttaaagacggccctggtCCCCTTCGTCGTGTGAGTCACCACCACAGCATATTATTTATGCTTTATGTGTTCCCCACAGAACATAAAAAGGGTACTGCTCAGGAAGTCAGTATTAGTTAGGGGCCCAGGGCCGCACTACCACAGTAaaatttatctactgtggcaCTACGGGCAGAAAATCTGTTAAATCCTCCACTGCCTTGATCCTTAAGTTGGATCTCATTTGACTTAaatcttctgaaatcgagtgAGCGTCctctgaaatctgccgcccctaggcctCTGGATCAAGGGGGGCCCTTATCGTCTGGAGAATGGTCTTTTGAGCAGACGGGGGCCCCCTCGGTCGCAGGGctctgggcacgtgcccaaagtgcccagtgggaaagaggggcctgtTGGTGTCAACCTCATAaggaaaggcgctggatgcaggccgctaccaaccggttagtatggaaatcattggaggggGCTTTATTCAGTAGGTAGAGGACGTTCTATAGCTGAAACGATGAAGATGTCACGCCCGGTGAACCTGAGAAAGTCGCTCCAGCAGTGACAATTCAATCAAGAGCAGAttcaatcgcacctggtgttatgtGAGATTTAGTATAGGATGGTAcatatatctgccctgtaagtgcctgcctatggattactaatgtttggccaaaaaacgtttcccaaattatcacatcgcaaacaacgtttcgcaaattttcatttggcaaattctcatttggcaaaacaacttattgcaaacttttaattcgcaaatgtcgtttttggcatattattgtttagcaaattattgtttggcaaagtatgttttgccaaatgtttcatttggcaaaaatatttcacgataaactatttacaaaacaatttgatcggtgcatagaatggaatacaaattagcttgtggttattattttgtttagtgggtagttaatataaatttttttctaaataaattttcatatttcattctttttatcgaaatttccaaatgattcattaacgatagagatgattctagcgctcggcggccgctgccgcggcacgcttcgctcgccttcgcgcattaagggtcactgttctaacctaacctaacctactattttctacaatacctactttttgcaaccatactattttctgcaatctctctgttttacataaaattattgtgaaaaccatgaccatgtgccttatgctttgatttgtgggtaacggtgggtactcgtaagtatgtgaagtgtcaatttgaccaagcaaattatttgggatataatatttggcaaaataaaacatttgctatataaacatttgtcaagtaaaatttggccaaatgttaatttgaccaaatgaattagttgcgaaaagtacagttgctaaaagtttatttgggaaatgaaactttggcgataagttgtttgcgaagtgaaatttggcgaaaagtaatttggccaaacggaaggataccgccTGCCTATTCACtatcgccttgaaaaggcctggaATTGTTcaagaaagacagcagcaggtagcgaattccagtccctagctgttcgcattataaaagagttatcgcttagtgcgagctagtggaatgtcgacaatgtagggatggaTGATCTGGATGTATAGatgactagctttccgtccgcggcttcgcccgcgtggaattttgtctgtcacagaaaaactttatcgcgcgcgtccctatttcaaaaaccgggataaaaactatcatatTATGTCCTTTCTCAGGACTCAAActgtctctatgccaaatttcatcaaaatcggttcaatggttaaggcgtgaaagagagacagacagacagacagagttactttcgcatttataatattagtatagatgtctttatgtgatatccattaaaataaatctttcttCACTTCATTCCAGCAACATTCCCTACCCACACCTCGCCTGCCCTCAACCTTCGCTCTGGCACCACCGTGAGCATCCTATACGACATCGACACGGCCTTTGACTACCACGTGTGCCCCCTGTCTTGCCCAGAGACGTATTCCCCTGTCTGCGTGAGCGCGAACAGAGGCGCGGGCAAGTACTTCAAGCTGCTCACGTTCGTCAACCACTGCCAGGGGGACGTGTACTACTGCAAGCACTTCGACGGTACAAATTGAGGCTTTCTGGGCTCAGTTTTAAAGGGTTTAGTCGCTTGATGTCAGTTTTTAAGGCTCAGGATCAggggggctactccgaaacgctgtttactagtttcgggtctatctgtcactgtcgctcatgctggcatctgagagggatggcaacattagAAACTTCAGATCAAGACTTTTGGAGTAACCCCCCAGGGGGGCTACTCTGGAACAGTTCCAGTTTCGGGTGTATTTGTCACAGTTGCTCTTGCTCATGCTGCCATCTCGCTATGCGTAAGAGGGATGGTAGCATTCGAAACTTTAGAATTCGATTCGGAGTAACTCCCCAGGGCGCAACGAGAGCGCAATATGGagcaactaaggctgggttgcaccacccaactttgaccgtaactttgacgataaccggtgctttttgtatggattttgacagatttttgacgtttgtcaaagttaaagtaagatggtgcaacccagccttagtgtaattaaaattttagttacaattagagctgtggttttctgaataaagtaaaataaaataaaataaaaatactgcgAGCACTCTCTGTGGGGCGCGGGGCCCTAGTCTATCCCTTAGAAGTTATTAATACAGCCCTGGGGGCCCTGATATTGTAAATTGTTTGAACAGAATTCGCACCGCCGCCAGATGAGGAGGAAGAGAATGTGAACAGTTCTCCGCTAAGCTGGTCCTACTGCGGGGCTTACAGGTGAGCTTACAATTAGTTTTTTACCAAGACAAGACGTGTTATGTTACCCGTACCCGTAACCATTGGCATCTGGTATCTAGGGTAATTTTCCAAGGGACCTTAGCTACCAGGGttaaagtccggtcgctgagcagatagaatttcgtccaatgaccccaagctacccatccttatcgctcgcgtgtaattatattgctgtcgcgctcgcaaaCTTACATATTGTGGGCGCCCGTCGTCGCACAgacgcgacagcaatataattacgtgcgagtgataaggatgggtagcttggggtcattggacgttctatcaggcctgttcatctccgcgagtttacatcgaaaacaaaacacgcacgatggcccacctacaggatactattcgacaaggcctcacatacgagcgaacattgactcacgcacgcgtattcttgtataggtatgatggaagaaaataaagaaaatggtgtactaaatactgtgcagtatttaactgcctaaataataataaaaacacagaatgtacttttttaagttctctcaatcatgtatttcctccgccattttccgcagtttggcacctcacgtcacatcattttaccgaagtcagccctatagcttcggcgcagtgcc is a genomic window of Ostrinia nubilalis chromosome 28, ilOstNubi1.1, whole genome shotgun sequence containing:
- the LOC135085488 gene encoding uncharacterized protein LOC135085488; protein product: MFVTFSTLCFMVTLHQNNCYSVHSKLPEVYGENVYSHLKFKHINAICNNRVDICSSNNTKICAIRVKDKKEEFKNFKNSCFLFLSNMCDNPGEEFHIIEDDTCEVYLETRRIRRRNSKLNTTSSPSNATKNATFPTHTSPALNLRSGTTVSILYDIDTAFDYHVCPLSCPETYSPVCVSANRGAGKYFKLLTFVNHCQGDVYYCKHFDEFAPPPDEEEENVNSSPLSWSYCGAYRYMQFARFSEVLSSMGHYGWLAGDERYSAILAPEQRRPGYG